A window from Micromonospora terminaliae encodes these proteins:
- a CDS encoding helix-turn-helix domain-containing protein — protein sequence MAPKTARARRLGIALRTHREAAGLTLEAAADEINSTRSTLSRYENAQTLVSPATVRALLTLYGVGPDEIAAAVQLAKDARKPGWWVSYSYLLDRRTIDFIALEAEATGIANFEPSVVPGLLQTADYIRGVMRGGPHTLSDEQVEQRVKLRLDRQQRLTGDDPPILDAIIDEGALLRPVGDRTVMGGQLQHLLKMAELPNITVQVIPLSAGYHRGTRGSLHILEFADPEDPIIASVETVAGQMVLDRPGDLRTCTKIMEHLRTVALSPAASRDELLRLLNER from the coding sequence ATGGCGCCGAAGACCGCCCGGGCCCGACGGCTCGGCATCGCCCTGCGGACCCACCGGGAGGCCGCCGGCCTCACCCTGGAGGCCGCGGCCGACGAGATCAACAGCACCCGCAGCACCCTGTCCCGCTACGAGAACGCGCAGACGCTGGTCAGCCCGGCCACCGTGCGGGCGCTGCTCACCCTCTACGGGGTGGGGCCCGACGAGATCGCCGCGGCCGTGCAGCTCGCCAAGGACGCCCGCAAGCCGGGCTGGTGGGTCTCCTACTCGTACCTGCTGGACCGGCGGACCATCGACTTCATCGCCCTGGAGGCGGAGGCGACCGGCATCGCGAACTTCGAGCCGTCGGTGGTGCCCGGCCTGCTCCAGACCGCCGACTACATCCGGGGAGTGATGCGCGGTGGCCCGCACACCCTCAGCGACGAGCAGGTGGAGCAGCGGGTCAAGCTGCGCCTCGACCGCCAGCAACGGCTCACGGGTGACGATCCGCCGATCCTCGACGCCATCATCGACGAGGGGGCGTTACTGCGCCCGGTCGGGGACCGGACCGTGATGGGGGGTCAGCTCCAGCACCTGCTCAAGATGGCCGAACTGCCGAACATCACCGTGCAGGTGATCCCCCTCTCCGCCGGATACCACCGGGGGACCCGGGGGTCGCTGCACATCCTGGAGTTCGCCGACCCGGAGGACCCGATCATCGCCTCGGTGGAGACGGTCGCCGGGCAGATGGTGCTGGACCGGCCGGGCGACCTGCGCACCTGCACGAAGATCATGGAGCACCTGCGGACCGTGGCGCTGAGCCCGGCGGCCAGCCGGGACGAGCTGCTCCGCCTGCTGAACGAGAGGTAG